The DNA window CGGGGTGTAGTTGAAGCCGTTGAAGAAGCTGTAGGGCGCCAGGTTGACCGTGCCGTCGGCGCCGCGCGTCGAGACCCAGCCGATCGGCCGCGGCCCGACGATCGAGTTGAACGGGTCGTGCGGCAGGCCGTGGCCCTTGGACGGTTCATAATAGTGGCGGTCGGCGTCGTCGATCATGAGCGGCACTTCCGGAAGACGTCTCGGCAAGGTGCCTCACATGGCGCACGTTTCTTGTCTTTGCAAGTAAACCGCCGTCACGGCGCACCCGCGAAAACGTCGAGGATGACGTCGGCAGCGACGATGCCCCGGTTGCGGGCACCCAGCAGCAGGCGCGACAGCGCGGGCCGGCCGATCAGCCCTTGCCCGCCTCTATGAGCCTGAGCCGGCCGAACAACCCGGCCGGTGCGCTGGCCGTGACCCGGAGCCCGGTTTCCGCGAGGAAGCGGTCGAGCGGGAAATAGGGCTCGAACCCGAGCGAGCCCGCGAAGCGGCTGAGCTGCCGGTCGAGCCGGGCCGAGAGCCCGGCCGGCGTCGAGAAATGGTTCACCAGCATGATGCGGCCCTGGGGCCGGCAGACCCGACCGATTTCCGCGCCGAACCGGCCCAGGTCCTGCACCGTGGAGGCGACGAAGAGCGCCACCACCAGATCGAAACTGTCGTCGGCAAAGGCCATGGCCTCGGCCGACATCAGCTGGAATTGGCAGCGCTCGGCAAGGCCGCAGCGCCGGGCCCGCGCCTCAGCCTTGGCCAGCATTTCGGCCGAGACGTCGATGCCGACGAGCCGGACATCCGGCCGGTAGTAGGGCAGCGACAGGCCGGTGCCGACACCGATCTCCAGCACCCGCTGCCCCGGCCGGTCGTTCGCCGCCCGGATCGCCCGCCGGCGCGCGCGCTGCAGCAGCGGCCCGAACAGCAAGTCATAGGTCGGGGCATAGCCGCGATAGGCTTCGCGCGCTTCGGCGAGGGTGATCATGGCGGACCGCCAAGCAAAGTTGAATGCCCGTGCCGATTATAAACCTTTTGCGGACAAAGGGGTTCCGGCCTGTGAGCGTGCGCCGGCCGGTGGCGGCCTCGATGCTATCTGAGCGCCAGCACCCGCTCCGGCGCGATGGTCGCGACCGCGCTCTTGAGGTCGTCGAACGAGCCGACCGTGCCCTCGGCACCGATCATGAACCGGTCGTCGATCAGCACGCTGTATTTGCCGGCATGGGACTGTCGGTCGTACTGCTGGACCGTCAGCTGGCCATTGACGCGCGCGACCTTGTCGAAGCCGGTTGCCGTCTCATGGTCGCTTTCGATGCCGAACACGCCGGCCAGGCTCGCGAGCGAGCCGGCGGCGGCGAGGTCGGTCACGCTCAGCTTCAGCGTATTGCTGCCGCTCTGGTAGGTCGCCTCGGCCCCGGCGCCACCGAACGCCGTGCCGCTCGAGAGCTCGGTGCGCGAGAAGCCACCCGGCAGGCTCGCCGGCAGCAACGCCTTGAGGCTGTCGGTCGAGACAGCCTTGACCGGCGGCGCACCGGCGTCGGTGCTCTTGTTGCCGGACTGGCTCGGATCGATCTGCTTGGCGACGGCGCCCAGCTGATTGACCGCCGACTGCAGCTTGCCCATGTCGAGGTGCGCGCCGTTGGGCAGATCGATCGTCCCGGCACTGCCGGCGCTGCCCTGGGTGGCGGTGGCCGCCCGCTCGGGCGGCACGGAGGCGCCGAAGCCGGCGAGCCGACCGCCGATGAAGCCCAGGACCAGATAGAGCACGACGGCGACGACAATGACCGTCGCGGTATATCCGAGCGCCTTCGCTTCCGGCGCCTTCATCAGGCGCGGCAGGCCCAGGTAAAGCAGATAGAGGCTGTAGAGCCCGAGAATGCCCAGTACGCCGAGCCATGGCAGCAGTGAAAAAATGCCCGCGACCCAGGCGGCTGTCGAGGAATAGGCCGCGACCTTGAAGGCTTGCACCCGGTTGCTCTGGCCGCCGAAGCGCGGGGCGAGCACGTCGATCACCAGCGCCAGGACGAACACGCCGGCGAGCGCCAGGACATATTGCAGGATGGCGGTGGAGAGCGCGCTGCCGACCGACGGCCGATAGCTGAACCCGGCAAAGCCGTAGCCGAACACGATGCCGTGGATGGCGCTGCACACCGGGCGGATGGCGGCGAGGATGAGGATATAGCCGGTATAGAGGCCCCCGATCGTGGCGGGCTCCGCCTCGATCTTCGGCCACTCGGTCAAGGGCGAGAGCAGGATCGCCTTGATGCGGGCGACGATCCCGGCGAAGGCTGCCGGAGGATGATCCAGAACCGTCATTTTCGATCCCCCTTATTGGGCGTACGGGGCAAATCCCGAGGCACATGAGAGGGGCGTCAGTATACGCCGGTAGTGTCTCGCGGTGTTGTGACCCGAGTCACAGTCTATGGAAATGCGCCTTTGCCATGCTGCGATGCCGTGTTGATGACATGGGCGAACTCAATCGCAGATCGATTCATTTATCTATAACAATCGAATTACTGCGGTTCCGCTAGGATGCCTCGCCCGCCCGCACGTCGTCGTTGTGCCGCGGCCTCGCGCCGCGCTCAAGCATCACCACGCCATCGCAAGAGGGAGGCAGCATGACCCCGCATCAGCAAGCATCGCATCAACGGTTCCGACCGGGTGCCGTCCGGACCAGGCCGAAGCCTGGGCATTCCCAGGCTCATCCGGGGGTGCAGCCGCTCGATCCGGTGACCCATCGCAACACCAGCTTTCAGCCGCTGCCGCGGGCCCTCGGCCTGCCGCCCTACCACTACGATCTCTCCGACCATTTCCCGGACATCGCGCAATCGATCACCGCTGCCAAGCAGCAGGTATTCCACGTCGTCGGCGACACGGGCGGCATCAAGGACGCGGAATATCAGGGCAACGTCGCGGCCCTGATGGTGCAGCACCTGGCGGACGCCGGCGATGCCAAGCCGCAGTTCTGCTACCACGTCGGCGACGTGGTCTATTTCACCGGCGCCAAGAGCGAATATTACGCGCAGTTCTACGAGCCCTACGCGCATTACGAGGCGCCGATCTTCTCGATCCCGGGCAACCACGACGGCGAGGTCGACGATCCCTCGGCGCAGACCTCGCTCGACGGCTGGGTGCAGTACTTCATGCAGGCCAACCCGGACGTCGACCCGATCTCCAAGGATGCGCCGCGTGTGCAGCTGAGCCTGCCCAACGTCTATTGGACGTTCGTGACGCCGTTCGCGACCTTCATCGGCATGTATACCAACGTGCCGGAGCACGGCTCGATCGATTCGACGCAGCAGCAGTGGCTGACCAACGAGTTCGCGACCGCGCCGGACGACCGGGCACTGATCCTGGCGCTGCATCACCCGATCTACTCGTTCGACACGTATCACAGCGGCAGCTCCAAGATGGCGGACGCGCTCGAGAACGCGATCCGCGACACCGGCCGGGTGCCGAACATGGTGCTGACGGGCCATGTGCATAATTACCAGCTGATCGAGCACGAGATCATCTCGGGCACGCCGACACCGTTCCTGGTCGTCGGCAACGGCGGCTACCACAATTTGCACCAGCTGAGCGCCGCGCCCGGCGACAGCGCGGTGGACACGGGCGCCGTGCTGAAGGACGCGGAAGAAATCTGGGGCTTCCTCACCCTGACGATCGACAGCGAGTCGATCTCCGGCGTGCCGATCTTTGTCGATCGCGACAAGAACGTTACCGAGGGCAAGCCGTTCAAATACACGGCCAAGCCGCTGAAGCTTGCCGATCCGAAGTCGGTGCCGACGCTCTGAGCTCAGGCGGAACGGGGCGGGGTGCTGAGCCCCGACCCGTTCCTCACCACACCCGGCAGCTCTTGGCCGGCGCCATCGGCGTGCCGGGCCTGCACGAGAAGGCGTGTGCGAATTCCGGCATGTTCGCGACCACGCCGTTGACGCGGAAGGACGCGGTCGAATGCGGGTCGGTCAGCGCCTGCAGCCGGGCGGACGCCGGCGTCTGGTTCGTGCACCAGCTCTGGGCATAGGCGAGGAAGAAGCGCTGGTCCGGTGTGTAGCCGTCTATCTTCTGGGGCGTATGCGAATTCCGGTCCGGGGCGGCGAGCGCCTTGCGGAGCGCCATCAGGGCCAGCCGCGTGCCGCCGTTGTCGGCGGTGTTCTCGCCCAAGGTCAGATGGCCGTCGAGCTTGACGCCCGGCAGCGGGCTGAAGCCGGCATATTCGCGCGCGATGCATTCCGAGCGTGCGTGGTAGTTCGCTGCGTCCTTCTTCGTCCACCAGTTGGCGAGATTGCCATCGGCATCGAACAGGCGGCCGGAATCGTCGAAGCCGTGGGTCATCTCGTGGCCGATCGTGGCGCCGATCGCGCCGTAGTTGATCGCGTCGTCCCAATGGGCGTCGAAATTCGGCGGCTGCAGGATGCCGGCCGGGAAATTGATGTCGTTGCGCTGGTCGTCGTAGTACGCGTTGACCGTCGGCGGCGACATGTACCATTCGTCCTTGTCGACCGGCTTGTCGATCTTGGCGAGCTGCCGGCGGAACTCGAACGTGGCACCGCGGAAACGGTTGCCGAGCGCATCGTCGCGCTGGATCTCGAGTGCCGAATAGTCGCGCCACTTGTCCGGATAGCCGATTTTCTCGGCCATGACCTCGAGCTTGTGCAGTGCTTTCTGTTTGGTCTCCGCGCCCATCCAGCCGAGGCCGGCGATGTCCTGGGCGAAGGCCGCCTTCAGATTCTTGACCAGCGCCAGGATGCGCGCCTTGCCCTCGGCGCCGAACGCATCCTCGACATAGATCCGGCCCAGGTCTTCGCCGAGATCGCCGTCGGTGAAGCCGACGCAGCGCTTCCAGCGCGGGCGCAGCTCCTTGGCACCGGTGAGCGTGCGGCCATAGAAATCAAAGCTTTCCTCGACGAAGCGCGCCGGCAGCATGTCGGCGGCATGGGCGAGGAGATGGGCTCGCAAATAGGTCTTCACGTCCTCGACGGGCGTCGTGACCAGCAGCCGCTCGACCGCGGCGAGGAAATCCGGTGCTGCGACATTGAGCGCGTCGAAATCCGGGGAGCCGACACCCAAGAGGTAAGCCGCCCAGTCGAAGTCGGGGACGAGCCGGTCGAGCTCGCTGCGCGGGCCCTTGTGATAGACGGCGCTCGGGTCGCGCCGGCGGACGGTCGAGAGCGAGGCGCGGGCGAGCGCCGTCTCGAACGCCATCACCGTGTCGGCGTCCCGCGCGGCCTGAGCCGCGGGCTCGCCCAGGAGCTCGAACAGCCGCTCGACATGGGCGACGTAGGCGGCGCGCGTCTGGTCCGCTTCCTTGCCCTTCTTCAGGTAATAGTCCCGATCGGGCAGACCGAGACCGGCCTGGTCGACCTCGGCGATGACCTTGGTCGCGTCGCGGAAATCCTGGTCGGAGCCGAAGCTGAACAGCACGTCGGTGCCGATCAGGTGCAGGTGTGCTACGAGCGGCGCCAGGTCACGGCGCTCGGTCACCGCCGCGATGCCGTCGAGTTCGGGCCGGAGCGGCTCGATGCCCTTGGCCTCGATGGCGCTCTCGTCCATGCAGGCGGCCCAATAGTCGCCGATGCGCTTGGTCGCGGGCGTGGGATCGGCGGCGGCCCGCTCGAGGATCGCCTTGAGCTTCGCCCGGTTGCTCTCGACCAGCTGGGAATCGGCGTCCCAACTGGTCTGATCCGGCGGAATCGGGTTGGCCTTGAGCCAGCCGTTGCAGGCATGGGCGTAGAAATCCTGGCACGGCGAGACGGCCGGATCGATGGCGCCCACCATGAGCCCGTCCTCGGCCGTGGGCACCACGGCCTGGGCCGACGCGGCGGTCGAAACGCTGGCGAGGATCAGGGCGGGCAGGAGCAGGGAACGACGCAAGCGGGGCTTTCTATGAAGGTGACGAAGCGTGGTAGGCTTTGCCGCCCGATAATACAAACCGTCATCCCCGCGGAGGCGGGGATAGTTGGGGAGTCTCACGCCGCCCCCAGATAGGCGGCGATCACTTCCGGGTTGTTGGCGATCTCGGCGGCTGGCCCGTGCAGCTTGATGCGGCCGGTCTCGAGGACGTAGGCGTGGTCGGCGACCTCGAGGGCGGCCTGGGCGTTCTGCTCGACCAGGAGAATGGTCCGTCGTTCGGCCTTCAAGGCACGGATGATCTGGAAGATCTCCTCGATGAACAGCGGCGCCAGGCCCATCGACGGCTCGTCGAGCAGCAGCAGCTTCGGGTCCGCCATCAGCGCGCGACCCATCGCCAGCATCTGCTGCTCGCCGCCGGACAAGAGGCCGGCCAGCTGCTGCAGCCGCTCGCCCAATCGCGGGAACCGGTCGAGCACGCCCTGGCGGCGGCGCTGAATCTCGGCCGCGTCGGCGACCAGATAGGCGCCCATGCGCAGGTTCTCGTCGATCGTCATGTTCGCGAAGACCTGGCGGCCCTCCGGCACCTGGACGATGCCGGCGCGCGCGATCTTGTAGGCGGACTGCCCGGCCATCTCGGCACCGGCGAACTTGACCGAGCCCGAGCGCGCCCTCAGAAGGCCGGAAAGGCCGCGCAGCGTCGTGGTCTTGCCGGCGCCGTTGGCGCCGATCAGCGAGACCACGGCACCGTCGGCGACGTCGAGGTCGATGCCCTTGACCGCATCGGTCCGCCCGTAGCCCAGCGTCAGGCCGCGGACCTCCAGCACAGAGCCGGGCGACCCGCTCATGCCTCGCTCCCTTTCAGCTTCTCGGCCACCTTGGCACCCAGATAGGCCTCGATTACGGCCGGGTCCTCGCGCACCTCGCGCGGGCTGCCTTCGGCGATCTTGCGGCCGAAGTTCAGCACGGTAATGCGGTCGCACAGGCTCATGACGAAATGCATGTCGTGCTCGACCAGCAGCAAGGTCAGCCCGTCCTGCTTCAGGCGGTTCAGCAAACCAACCAGTGCCTGGGTCTCGGTTGGGTTCATGCCGGCCGCGGGCTCGTCGAGCAGCAGGAGCTTCGGGCCGGAGGCGAGCGCGCGGGCGATCTCAAGCCGGCGCTGGTCACCATAGGGCAGGTCGCCGGCACGCCGGTCGGCGGCGTCCGTGAGGCCGACGAAGGCCAAGAGCTCGTCCGCTCGCGCCTTGGCCTGGCGCTCCTCGGGCCGGAACCGGCCGAAGCGGGCGAGGATCTCCGGGATCGAGGCCGCGAGCCGTGCATGCATGCCCGTCATCACGTTCTCGCGCACAGTCATTTCCTGGAACATGCGGATGTTCTGGAACGTGCGCGACAGGCCGGCGCGGGTGCGCTTCCAGCTCGGCAGGCCGTCGAGCGATGCACCGGCGAGCCTGACCGTGCCGCCGCTCGGCGGGATCAGGCCGGAGACGAGGTTGAAGCAGGTCGTCTTGCCGGCGCCGTTCGGGCCGATGAGCCCGTGCACCGTGCCGGGCTCGACCGTGAAGTTGACGTGGTCGACCGCGACGAGC is part of the Aliidongia dinghuensis genome and encodes:
- a CDS encoding class I SAM-dependent methyltransferase, which encodes MITLAEAREAYRGYAPTYDLLFGPLLQRARRRAIRAANDRPGQRVLEIGVGTGLSLPYYRPDVRLVGIDVSAEMLAKAEARARRCGLAERCQFQLMSAEAMAFADDSFDLVVALFVASTVQDLGRFGAEIGRVCRPQGRIMLVNHFSTPAGLSARLDRQLSRFAGSLGFEPYFPLDRFLAETGLRVTASAPAGLFGRLRLIEAGKG
- a CDS encoding Yip1 family protein, producing MTVLDHPPAAFAGIVARIKAILLSPLTEWPKIEAEPATIGGLYTGYILILAAIRPVCSAIHGIVFGYGFAGFSYRPSVGSALSTAILQYVLALAGVFVLALVIDVLAPRFGGQSNRVQAFKVAAYSSTAAWVAGIFSLLPWLGVLGILGLYSLYLLYLGLPRLMKAPEAKALGYTATVIVVAVVLYLVLGFIGGRLAGFGASVPPERAATATQGSAGSAGTIDLPNGAHLDMGKLQSAVNQLGAVAKQIDPSQSGNKSTDAGAPPVKAVSTDSLKALLPASLPGGFSRTELSSGTAFGGAGAEATYQSGSNTLKLSVTDLAAAGSLASLAGVFGIESDHETATGFDKVARVNGQLTVQQYDRQSHAGKYSVLIDDRFMIGAEGTVGSFDDLKSAVATIAPERVLALR
- a CDS encoding metallophosphoesterase family protein, with product MQPLDPVTHRNTSFQPLPRALGLPPYHYDLSDHFPDIAQSITAAKQQVFHVVGDTGGIKDAEYQGNVAALMVQHLADAGDAKPQFCYHVGDVVYFTGAKSEYYAQFYEPYAHYEAPIFSIPGNHDGEVDDPSAQTSLDGWVQYFMQANPDVDPISKDAPRVQLSLPNVYWTFVTPFATFIGMYTNVPEHGSIDSTQQQWLTNEFATAPDDRALILALHHPIYSFDTYHSGSSKMADALENAIRDTGRVPNMVLTGHVHNYQLIEHEIISGTPTPFLVVGNGGYHNLHQLSAAPGDSAVDTGAVLKDAEEIWGFLTLTIDSESISGVPIFVDRDKNVTEGKPFKYTAKPLKLADPKSVPTL
- a CDS encoding M13 family metallopeptidase, encoding MRRSLLLPALILASVSTAASAQAVVPTAEDGLMVGAIDPAVSPCQDFYAHACNGWLKANPIPPDQTSWDADSQLVESNRAKLKAILERAAADPTPATKRIGDYWAACMDESAIEAKGIEPLRPELDGIAAVTERRDLAPLVAHLHLIGTDVLFSFGSDQDFRDATKVIAEVDQAGLGLPDRDYYLKKGKEADQTRAAYVAHVERLFELLGEPAAQAARDADTVMAFETALARASLSTVRRRDPSAVYHKGPRSELDRLVPDFDWAAYLLGVGSPDFDALNVAAPDFLAAVERLLVTTPVEDVKTYLRAHLLAHAADMLPARFVEESFDFYGRTLTGAKELRPRWKRCVGFTDGDLGEDLGRIYVEDAFGAEGKARILALVKNLKAAFAQDIAGLGWMGAETKQKALHKLEVMAEKIGYPDKWRDYSALEIQRDDALGNRFRGATFEFRRQLAKIDKPVDKDEWYMSPPTVNAYYDDQRNDINFPAGILQPPNFDAHWDDAINYGAIGATIGHEMTHGFDDSGRLFDADGNLANWWTKKDAANYHARSECIAREYAGFSPLPGVKLDGHLTLGENTADNGGTRLALMALRKALAAPDRNSHTPQKIDGYTPDQRFFLAYAQSWCTNQTPASARLQALTDPHSTASFRVNGVVANMPEFAHAFSCRPGTPMAPAKSCRVW
- a CDS encoding ABC transporter ATP-binding protein, coding for MSGSPGSVLEVRGLTLGYGRTDAVKGIDLDVADGAVVSLIGANGAGKTTTLRGLSGLLRARSGSVKFAGAEMAGQSAYKIARAGIVQVPEGRQVFANMTIDENLRMGAYLVADAAEIQRRRQGVLDRFPRLGERLQQLAGLLSGGEQQMLAMGRALMADPKLLLLDEPSMGLAPLFIEEIFQIIRALKAERRTILLVEQNAQAALEVADHAYVLETGRIKLHGPAAEIANNPEVIAAYLGAA
- a CDS encoding ABC transporter ATP-binding protein, translated to MASPLLEVQDLTVRFRGLVAVDHVNFTVEPGTVHGLIGPNGAGKTTCFNLVSGLIPPSGGTVRLAGASLDGLPSWKRTRAGLSRTFQNIRMFQEMTVRENVMTGMHARLAASIPEILARFGRFRPEERQAKARADELLAFVGLTDAADRRAGDLPYGDQRRLEIARALASGPKLLLLDEPAAGMNPTETQALVGLLNRLKQDGLTLLLVEHDMHFVMSLCDRITVLNFGRKIAEGSPREVREDPAVIEAYLGAKVAEKLKGSEA